ATGCCAGATGGAAGATACCATAACCGATGTAACCCGTATTATTGAGGTCATACGGGTTAGGTCACTACGACGAGATTTGCTGCTTGCTTGAGTCTTGGTGTTTTAAGTTTTGGGTTATTTAATAACACCACAGGCTTCTCGAGCACCTCCACCACCTAAAGAAGGGGTATCACTGTAATTATCACCGCCAGCGTGAACCATTAAAGTCAAACCAGTTAAATCTTTTAATTTTAAGCGTGGGGCTAGAGTAGGTGTGTTGGCCTTACCGTCACTAGAAACATAAAGCACAGGTAAATCCCCAAGATGCCCATCGCCGTATGGGCCTTTATGGCTTTTGGTATTCGTTGGATCATAATGACCACCGGCACTCATTCCGTGATCTCCGCAATCAGGCAGTTGGTGAATGTGAAAGCCATGTAG
The sequence above is drawn from the Legionella antarctica genome and encodes:
- a CDS encoding superoxide dismutase family protein, with protein sequence MNKLTTALISSLLSFNALHAAPMTTTLYTTDTNPTAIGTVEFEETPYGLLISPNLIKLPAGLHGFHIHQLPDCGDHGMSAGGHYDPTNTKSHKGPYGDGHLGDLPVLYVSSDGKANTPTLAPRLKLKDLTGLTLMVHAGGDNYSDTPSLGGGGAREACGVIK